AAGCCGGGCGCCTCGGTCAGCGCCTTCAGGAAAGCGAGATTGGTGCGTGGGCCGGCCACCACCGTGCCGCCGAGCGCCTGGCCGAGCCGGTCCAGCGCCTCGTCGCGGGTCTCGCCAAAAGCGATCACCTTGGCGATCATCGGATCGTAGAAAGGCGAAACCTCGGCGCCTTCCTGGACGCCGGTATCGACGCGCACGCCTTCGCCGTCGCCGAAGCTCAGCCGGTGCAGCGTGCCGGTCGACGGCAGGAAGCCCTTTTCCGGGTCCTCGGCATAAAGCCTGGCTTCGACCGCATGGCCGTGGATCTGCAACTCGTCCTGCAACAGCGGCAGCCGCTCGCCCGAGGCGACCCGCAACTGCCATTCGACCAGGTCCTGGCCGGTGATCGCCTCGGTCACGGGATGCTCGACCTGCAGGCGGGTGTTCATTTCCATGAAATAGAACTTGTCGGGCTGCAGGCCGTTGGAGCCGTCGGCAATGAACTCGACCGTGCCGGCGCCGACATAACCGACCGCCTTGGCGGCCTCGACCGCGGCGCGGCCCATGGCCTCGCGCATGGCCGGCGGCATGTCGGGGGCTGGAGCCTCCTCGATCACCTTCTGGTGGCGGCGCTGCAGCGAGCAGTCGCGCTCGAACAGGTGCACGACATTGCCCTGGATATCGCCGAACACCTGGATCTCGATATGGCGCGGCGACTGCACATATTTTTCGATCAGCACGCGCGGATCGCCGAACGAGCTTGCCGCCTCGCGCTGGGCCGAAGCCAGGGCCTCGTCGAAATCGACCAGCTTCTCGACCTTTTTCATGCCCTTGCCGCCGCCGCCGGCGACCGCCTTGATCAGCACGGGATAGCCGATCTCATAGGCTTTCTCTTTGAGGAATTTCGGGTCCTGCATGGCGCCGTGATAGCCAGGCACGACCGGCACGCCGGCCTTCTGCATCAGCGTCTTAGCGCCGTCCTTCAGGCCCATGGCGCGGATGGCGCTGGCCGGCGGGCCAACGAACACGATGCCGGCCTCGGCGCAGGCGTCGGCGAATTCGGCGCGCTCCGACAGGAAACCGTAGCCCGGATGGATCGCCTCGGCGCCGGCTTGCCTGGCAACGGCAATGATCTTGTCGATGACCAGATAGCTGTCGCGCGCCGGCGCCGGGCCGATCGCATAGGCCTCATCCGCCATGCGCACATGCATCGCGCCTGCGTCCGCTTCCGAATAGACCGCGATCGTGCGCAAACCCAGCCGCCGCGCCGTCTTGATGACGCGGACGGCGATTTCGCCGCGATTGGCGATGAGCACGGAAGACAGCATCTCGAAAACCTCGAACCGGCACTGATTTGGCCGTCGAATTTAGCGGTTCTGGCGGCGAAGGCCAGCACTCCGAACGGCCGGCGGGATTCTCCCGCATGGCTTGCCCGCAAGCGCGCCCTTGCGGAGACGGGCGGCGGCGGACGATGCTGCGGCAACCTTCCGGAGCCATCAATGACTGCCTTGCCTGACCTGTCGACCGCCCAGCTCGCCACCGCCTATCGCGCCAGGACTTTGTCACCGGTGGAGGTGACCAAGGCGGTGCTCGCCCGCATCGCGGCCTGCGAGCCGAAGATCAACGCCATGTACATCGTCTCGGCCGACCAGGCGCTGCTGGCCGCCGGCGCCGCCGAGAAGCGCTTCGCCAAGGGCGAGCCGCTGTCGGCCATCGACGGCGTGCCGGTGACGGTCAAGGAGAACATGGCGACCGAGGGCGATCCTTGCCCGGTCGGCGTGCCGATCGCCGACATGACGCCGCGCCCGGCCGATTCGCCGGTGCCCGCGCGGCTGCGCGAAGCCGGCGCGGTGATCACCGGCAAGACCACCATGCCGGATTACGGCATGCTGTCGGCCGGCCTGTCGTCGCTGCATGGCGTCACCCGCAATCCCTGGAACCTCGCCAAGAACACCGCCGGCTCGTCGTCGGGCGCCGGTGCGGCCGGCGCCGCCGGTTATGGCCCCTTGCATATCGGCACCGATATCGGCGGTTCGGTCCGCCTGCCCGCCGCCCATTGCGGCTTGTTCGGGTTGAAGCCATCGCTCGGCCGGGTGCCGATCCATCCGCCCTTCCTCGGCCGCGTCGCCGGTCCGATGACCCGCACCGTCGCGGATTCGGCCATGCTGATGACCGTGATCTCGCGGCCCGACCCGCGCGACTTCATGGACCTGCCTTATGATCCCGTCGACTATGCCGACAGGCTGGATGGCTTGCCGGTCAAGGGCCTCAGGATCGGCCTCTTGACCGAAATGCCGGCCGGGCTGAAGGCCGATCCGGCGATCGTCGAGGCGGTGCGAGCGGCAGCCAAAGCACTCGCCGGGCAAGGCGCCGAGGTCGAGGAGCTCAAGGGCTTCCTGACCAAAGAGATGCTCGACGGCATGTGCCGCTTCTTCGAGGCACGTTCCTATTCCGACATCGTCGACCTGCCCGAGGCCAGGAAACAGCAATTGCTGCCCTATATCGTGGAATGGGCGACCTGGCGGGCCAAGTCCTTTACCGGCACCGACGTGATGCGCGCCTATACCGCCGTCCACGCCATGCGCGAGGCGAGCGTCAAGGCGACCCAGCCCTATGATTTCGTGCTGTCGCCGGTGACCTGTCCGGTGAGCTATGCGGCGGAGGCCCATTCGCCGACCGACGACCCGCATAGCGCGCTGGAGCACATCCCCTTCACGGTCGCCTCCAACATGAGCGAGCAGCCGGCGGCGAGCGTCAACTGGACGTTCCACACCGACGGCATGCCTGTTGGCGTCCAGGTCATCGGCCGGCGCTTCGACGACACCGGCGTGATGCGGCTGAGCCGCGTGCTGGAACAGCTCCGGCCGCAGCAGCGCGAGTGGCCGGTGCTGGGGTGAAAGGCCGGGGCGCCCTTTCCGGAGGGCGCCCGGGGACCGAGGATGAGCGCTGGAACCTCTGCGTCTCCCCCGGCGAGCCCGAGCAGAAGCCCTTGCTCCTGCGGAGGCGAGGGAAGGGGGTCCAGGAGTTGCAGAACACCGCCAGTGACGCAGCGAAATCACTCGAACGCATGCGCTGAGGACGCGGCCAAGCGGCTCCTGGATCCCCTTCCGCTCGCTTCGCTCGGCCGGGGATGACGTAGGGGCCCCAGCGCGACATCTGAACGCTGGAAGCCCCCTCGCCCACCCTGCGACCTCACATCCTGAACACGCCGAACCTGGTCTCCGGCACCGGCGCGTTGAGCGCCGCGCTGAAGGCAAGGCCGAGGACCCGGCGGGTCTCGCTCGGCGTGATGATGCCGTCGTCCCACAGCCGGGCGGTGGCGTAATAGGGATGGCCCTCGGCCTCGTAATTCGCCCGGATCGGCGCCTTGAAGGCCTCTTCCTCCTCGGCGCTCCAGTCCTTGCCTTCGGCCTCGAAATTCTCGCGCTTGACGGTGGCGAGCACGCTCGCCGCCTGTTCGCCGCCCATCACCGAAATGCGTGAATTCGGCCAGGTGAACAGGAAGCGCGGCGAATAGGCCCGGCCGCACATGCCGTAATTGCCGGCGCCATAGCTGCCGCCGACCAGCATGGTGATCTTCGGCACCTGGGCGCAGGCGACCGCGGTGACGAATTTGGCGCCGTCCTTGGCAATGCCGCCGGCCTCGAACTGCCGGCCGACCATGAAGCCGGTAATGTTCTGCAGGAACAGCAGCGGGATGCGCCGCTGGCAGCACAGCTCGATGAAATGGGCGCCCTTGACCGCGCTTTCCGAGAACAGGATGCCGTTATTGCCGATAATGCCGACCGGCATGCCGTGGATATGGGCAAAGCCTGTCACCAGGGTCTGGCCGTAGAGCGCCTTGAACTCGTCGAATTCGGAGCCGTCGACAAGGCGCGCGATCACCTCGCGGATATCGTACTGGGTCTTCAGATGGGTCGGGACCAGGGCCTCCAGCTCGGCCGGGTCGTAGAGCGGCTCGCGCGGATCGGTCAGCGCGATATCGATCGACTTGCGGCTGTTGAGATTGGAGACGATGCGGCGCGCAATCGCCAGCGCATGGGTGTCGTCGACGGCATAATGGTCGGCGACGCCGGACAGCCGGGCATGGACATCGGCGCCGCCGAGATCTTCCGCCGTGACGATCTCGCCGGTCGCCGCGCGGACCAGCGGCGGACCGCCGAGGAAGATCGTGCCCTGCTTGCGCACGATGACGGTTTCATCCGACATGGCCGGCACATAGGCGCCGCCGGCGGTGCAGGAGCCCATGACCACGGCGATCTGCGGAATGCCCTGGGCCGACAGATTGGCCTGGTTGAAGAAGATCCGGCCGAAATGCTCGCGGTCGGGGAAGACCTCGGTCTGGTGCGGCAGGTTGGCGCCGCCGGAATCGACCAGATAGACGCAGGGCAAACGGTTCTCGCGGGCGATCTCCTGGGCGCGCAGGTGCTTCTTCACCGTCATCGGGTAATAGGTGCCGCCCTTGATCGTCGAATCATTGCAGACGATCATCACCTCGCGGCCTTCGACCCGGCCGATGCCGGTGATCAGGCCGGCGCCGTGGATCTTGTCGTGATAGAGCCCGTTGGCGGCGAGTTGCGACAGTTCCAGGAACGGCGACCCGGGATCGAGCAGGCCCATGACCCGGTCGCGCGGCAAGAGCTTGCCGCGGTCCAGGTGGCGCTGGCGGGTCTTCGCATTGCCGCCGAGCCCGGCCTCCGTGCGCTTTTCCTTCAGGTCGGCGATGATCGCCCCCCAGGCTTCGGCATTGGCCTTGGCGTCGGGACTTGATGGGTTGAACGAGGATTTCAGAACGGCCAAGGCTGAGGGCTCCGGCTGAGGCTGTGGGGCCGTCCTGGTTATCGCGTCCTGGCTGCCCTGTCATCCGGGCGAAGGACAGACGCGACGGCATTCACGGCAGCCGCGCCGGCTCCATGCCGGCCTCCATCAGCACCGGCACCGAGGCCGGGCTGGTCAGGAAGATCAGGAAAGTGCGCGCCGCCTCGTCTTCCGCGGGCACCGCCGCCAGCCCGACCGAATAGGTGGTGATGCTCTGGATTTCCGGCGGCAGCGGTCCGACCAGGGTGACGCCGCGCACCGGCAGGATTTCGCTGATCTGGTGGAACACCACCTCGGCTTCGCCGCTCGCCACCAGTTCCGCGACATAACCGCCGGCCTTCAGCCGGGTCTTCGGCCGCATCGCTTCGGTCAGGCCGAGCCGTTCGATCAGCCCGGCGAAATAGATGCCGCTGGTGCCGCCCGACGCCGGATCGACATAAGCGATGGTGGCGGCCGACCTGAGCAGCCGCTCGATCGCCTCGACCGAGGAAATATCCGGGATGGGCGCGCCCTCGCGCACGCCGACACCAATGCCGGTGCGGGCGAGATCGGTGCGCGAGCCGGCCCGGATCAGGCTCTTGGCCGCCAGCGCGTTGAGCACCGCTGGCGTCGCCACGATGACATCGGCGGTCTCGCCGGCCTCGACGCGGCGCTGGACGCCGCCGGCCGTGTCGCTGGTCAGCACGATATGGTGGCCGCTCATCACCTCGAACTGGGTCGCGATGGCCTGCACCACCGCCTTGCTGGCGCCGGTCGTGAGAACCCTGAGTTCGGCTGCCCCGGCTGCCGCCGTCGAGCCCAGGAGCAGGGCCGCGATGCCCCAGACCGCCACGCGTCGCGCCATCCGACCCTCCCTGCCCAAGATGCTCACATGCTGCATCGGGGCCCGGCCATGATGCGGCCGGGCCTGCCGGCATCATGGCGCGGCGGCGCGCGGGCGGAAATGGCCTTGTCCAGAAATCACGGATCGCGTTTGCGTGAAGCGTGGCCGCCGCCGGCTCAGGCGATGTCGTCGTAACGCGGCTCGAACCAGGGTTCGGCCATGGCGCCATCAAGCCATTCCTTCCAGGCCGGCAGCGCCATCATCGCTTCCATATAGGCCTTGACGCCTGGCGGCACCGGCACGGCATAGGCATGAAAGCGGTTGATCACCGGCGCATACATGGCGTCGGCTGCCGAGAATTCGCCGTAGAGAAACTCGCCCGCCCCGCCGAAGCGGTCGCGCGCTTCGATCCAGGCCTGGCAAACCCGGTCGATTGCCGCGTCGACGTCCTCGTCATGCGGGATCGCCTTCGGCTGGCGGCGCAGATTCATCGGCAGGCGCGCACGCAACGGCATGAAGCCGGAATGCATTTCGCAGGAAATCGCCCGGGCATGGGCCCGGGCCGCGCGGTCGCGCGGCCAGACGCCGGCTTCAGGCAAGGTCTCGGCCAGATATTCGATGATCGCGAGGCTGTCCCAGACGGTGATCTCGCCGTCGATCAGGATCGGCACGCGGCCGGCCTGCGAATAACGTGAGATCCGGCCCGATGTATCCGGCTGGTACAGCCGGATCACCTCCTCCTCGAACGGCATCGACAAGGCTTTCATCAGGATCCACGGCCGGAACGACCAGGACGAATAGGCTTTGTTGGCGATGACAAGTTTCATTGGCGACCCCACGACTGGTGGAGCCGCCATGATGATACATGGCTAGCGTCGCCAACAACGCATTCGGTTGAAGGTTATGATTGACGCCGCTGATCGATGAGGCCGCGCTCAGCTGCGCGGCTTGACCGCCTCGACCGCGCCTTCCGCCTTCTTCCAGGCGCCGAAACCGCCCTCGATATGGGCGACCGGCTTCAGCCCCATTTTCTGCGCCGTCTGGGCCGACAAGGCCGAACGCAGGCCGCCGGCGCAGAAGAACACGAAGGTCTTGTCCTCGGCGAAAACCGGCTTGTGATAGGGGCTTTCCGGGTCGATCCAGAACTCCAGCATGCCACGCGGGCAATGGAAGGCGCCGGGCACCTTGCCTTCGCGCTCCAGCTCGCGCGGGTCGCGCAGGTCGACGAACACCACGTCGTCGCGGCCGTAGAGGGCCTTGGCCTGGTCGACGGAGAGCGTCTCGATCTCGCGCTCGGCCTCGGCGAGCAGCGCCTTGTAACCGGTGGTGATGGTCTGCGGCATGAAGTCCTCCTTGGCCGGACCTGAAGATCGATCGCCGGCCTTGGCCCTTCCCATAGCATTGCCCGGGGCGTC
This portion of the Phreatobacter stygius genome encodes:
- a CDS encoding acetyl-CoA carboxylase biotin carboxylase subunit; the encoded protein is MLSSVLIANRGEIAVRVIKTARRLGLRTIAVYSEADAGAMHVRMADEAYAIGPAPARDSYLVIDKIIAVARQAGAEAIHPGYGFLSERAEFADACAEAGIVFVGPPASAIRAMGLKDGAKTLMQKAGVPVVPGYHGAMQDPKFLKEKAYEIGYPVLIKAVAGGGGKGMKKVEKLVDFDEALASAQREAASSFGDPRVLIEKYVQSPRHIEIQVFGDIQGNVVHLFERDCSLQRRHQKVIEEAPAPDMPPAMREAMGRAAVEAAKAVGYVGAGTVEFIADGSNGLQPDKFYFMEMNTRLQVEHPVTEAITGQDLVEWQLRVASGERLPLLQDELQIHGHAVEARLYAEDPEKGFLPSTGTLHRLSFGDGEGVRVDTGVQEGAEVSPFYDPMIAKVIAFGETRDEALDRLGQALGGTVVAGPRTNLAFLKALTEAPGFRSGHFDTGFIDRNLEALGAVPRPADPETIRLAALKLLEGISGDLQWRAETRSSEPASPWGVSDGFQLGAPRRVAMPLIVDGERVQVDLVWTAPRAGAAGPSGVRVVFGGGESSSLHDHGDVGAEPTFTPTRDGLFVVRNGRQTDVRRFDPFDVDLDHLDGGGAVKAPMHGKVVAVLVEPGQQVAKGDRIAVIEAMKMEHTLVAPSDGTVTAVMVVAGDQVGEGAAVATIEAAAEQAA
- a CDS encoding amidase is translated as MTALPDLSTAQLATAYRARTLSPVEVTKAVLARIAACEPKINAMYIVSADQALLAAGAAEKRFAKGEPLSAIDGVPVTVKENMATEGDPCPVGVPIADMTPRPADSPVPARLREAGAVITGKTTMPDYGMLSAGLSSLHGVTRNPWNLAKNTAGSSSGAGAAGAAGYGPLHIGTDIGGSVRLPAAHCGLFGLKPSLGRVPIHPPFLGRVAGPMTRTVADSAMLMTVISRPDPRDFMDLPYDPVDYADRLDGLPVKGLRIGLLTEMPAGLKADPAIVEAVRAAAKALAGQGAEVEELKGFLTKEMLDGMCRFFEARSYSDIVDLPEARKQQLLPYIVEWATWRAKSFTGTDVMRAYTAVHAMREASVKATQPYDFVLSPVTCPVSYAAEAHSPTDDPHSALEHIPFTVASNMSEQPAASVNWTFHTDGMPVGVQVIGRRFDDTGVMRLSRVLEQLRPQQREWPVLG
- a CDS encoding carboxyl transferase domain-containing protein; the encoded protein is MAVLKSSFNPSSPDAKANAEAWGAIIADLKEKRTEAGLGGNAKTRQRHLDRGKLLPRDRVMGLLDPGSPFLELSQLAANGLYHDKIHGAGLITGIGRVEGREVMIVCNDSTIKGGTYYPMTVKKHLRAQEIARENRLPCVYLVDSGGANLPHQTEVFPDREHFGRIFFNQANLSAQGIPQIAVVMGSCTAGGAYVPAMSDETVIVRKQGTIFLGGPPLVRAATGEIVTAEDLGGADVHARLSGVADHYAVDDTHALAIARRIVSNLNSRKSIDIALTDPREPLYDPAELEALVPTHLKTQYDIREVIARLVDGSEFDEFKALYGQTLVTGFAHIHGMPVGIIGNNGILFSESAVKGAHFIELCCQRRIPLLFLQNITGFMVGRQFEAGGIAKDGAKFVTAVACAQVPKITMLVGGSYGAGNYGMCGRAYSPRFLFTWPNSRISVMGGEQAASVLATVKRENFEAEGKDWSAEEEEAFKAPIRANYEAEGHPYYATARLWDDGIITPSETRRVLGLAFSAALNAPVPETRFGVFRM
- a CDS encoding molybdate ABC transporter substrate-binding protein, whose amino-acid sequence is MARRVAVWGIAALLLGSTAAAGAAELRVLTTGASKAVVQAIATQFEVMSGHHIVLTSDTAGGVQRRVEAGETADVIVATPAVLNALAAKSLIRAGSRTDLARTGIGVGVREGAPIPDISSVEAIERLLRSAATIAYVDPASGGTSGIYFAGLIERLGLTEAMRPKTRLKAGGYVAELVASGEAEVVFHQISEILPVRGVTLVGPLPPEIQSITTYSVGLAAVPAEDEAARTFLIFLTSPASVPVLMEAGMEPARLP
- a CDS encoding glutathione S-transferase family protein, coding for MKLVIANKAYSSWSFRPWILMKALSMPFEEEVIRLYQPDTSGRISRYSQAGRVPILIDGEITVWDSLAIIEYLAETLPEAGVWPRDRAARAHARAISCEMHSGFMPLRARLPMNLRRQPKAIPHDEDVDAAIDRVCQAWIEARDRFGGAGEFLYGEFSAADAMYAPVINRFHAYAVPVPPGVKAYMEAMMALPAWKEWLDGAMAEPWFEPRYDDIA
- a CDS encoding rhodanese-like domain-containing protein, which produces MPQTITTGYKALLAEAEREIETLSVDQAKALYGRDDVVFVDLRDPRELEREGKVPGAFHCPRGMLEFWIDPESPYHKPVFAEDKTFVFFCAGGLRSALSAQTAQKMGLKPVAHIEGGFGAWKKAEGAVEAVKPRS